A single window of Hymenobacter sp. APR13 DNA harbors:
- a CDS encoding glycosyltransferase family protein, protein MNILYGVPGEGMGHATRSKVVIAHLLAQGHEVSVVSSSRAYQLLARTFPGRVHEIRGFHLAYKDVVVSKARTAALTLRTAPDSLLTNFRRYRNLPGADQFDCVISDFESFSYLFARWKQLPVISIDNMQIISRARLDVAVPAEERGNFEVARGIVRAKLPRSHHYFVSTFFPLPVVRPATTLVPPIIRPEILAARPTAGSHVLVYQSATTQQGVVPLLQALPGQEFRVYGFNKEESHGNVQLKAFSEQGFIDDLASARAVVTNGGFSLISEAVYLHKPICAVPIPAQFEQFLNAAQVQKLGYGRHFNTLTPDNLKAFLYDLSGFETALSVYKQEGNQELFRQLDEALNAL, encoded by the coding sequence ATGAACATACTATATGGAGTGCCCGGCGAGGGAATGGGCCACGCCACGCGCAGTAAGGTGGTAATTGCGCATCTGCTGGCGCAGGGACACGAGGTGAGCGTGGTGAGCAGCAGCCGCGCATACCAGCTGCTGGCGCGCACGTTTCCGGGGCGGGTGCACGAAATCCGGGGCTTTCATCTGGCCTATAAGGACGTAGTAGTGAGCAAGGCCCGCACCGCTGCCCTCACCCTGCGCACCGCCCCCGACAGCCTGCTCACCAACTTCCGCCGCTACCGCAACCTGCCCGGCGCCGACCAGTTCGACTGCGTGATTTCCGACTTCGAGTCGTTTAGCTATCTGTTTGCCCGCTGGAAGCAGCTGCCGGTTATCAGCATCGACAACATGCAGATTATCAGCCGGGCGCGGCTGGATGTGGCGGTGCCGGCCGAAGAGAGGGGCAACTTCGAGGTTGCCCGCGGAATTGTGCGGGCCAAGCTGCCGCGCAGCCACCACTACTTTGTCAGCACGTTCTTTCCGCTGCCGGTGGTGCGGCCCGCCACCACGCTGGTGCCGCCCATCATCCGGCCCGAGATTCTGGCGGCGCGCCCCACGGCCGGCTCGCACGTGCTGGTGTACCAGTCGGCCACCACGCAGCAGGGGGTGGTGCCGTTGCTGCAGGCGCTGCCGGGGCAGGAGTTTCGGGTGTACGGCTTCAACAAAGAGGAAAGCCACGGCAACGTGCAGCTCAAGGCCTTCAGCGAGCAGGGCTTCATCGACGATTTGGCCTCGGCCCGCGCCGTTGTCACCAACGGCGGCTTCTCGCTGATCAGCGAAGCGGTGTACCTGCACAAGCCCATTTGCGCCGTGCCCATCCCTGCGCAGTTCGAGCAGTTCCTCAACGCCGCCCAGGTGCAGAAGCTGGGCTACGGCCGCCACTTCAACACCCTGACTCCCGACAACCTGAAAGCGTTCCTCTACGACCTGTCCGGCTTCGAAACAGCCCTAAGCGTCTACAAGCAGGAAGGCAACCAGGAGCTGTTCCGGCAGCTGGATGAAGCACTGAACGCGCTATAA
- a CDS encoding TerC family protein: MNVHLQQILDNPLAALAIVGNLVIIESLLSVDNAAVLATMVGDLPKEQRQKALRYGIIGAYVFRGVCILFASFLIEFWYLKPLGGLYLLYLAYDHFRGHAASDDDDGPDKRKSLVYRYTLGLLGPFWATVALIELMDLAFSIDNVFAVVAFTDNLILICTGVFIGILAMRLVAQAFVLLMAKYPFLETAAFVVIGLLGLKLLLSLVEHFQPDSAFSHFLSSEAADAGLTVLTVAIFGVPLLASWLKNKRRAPQ, translated from the coding sequence ATGAACGTACACCTGCAGCAAATCCTCGACAATCCCCTGGCCGCGCTGGCCATCGTGGGCAATCTGGTCATCATCGAAAGCCTGCTTTCCGTTGACAACGCGGCCGTGCTGGCCACCATGGTCGGCGACCTGCCCAAGGAGCAGCGCCAGAAGGCCCTGCGCTACGGCATCATCGGGGCCTACGTGTTCCGGGGCGTATGCATCCTGTTTGCCTCGTTCCTGATTGAGTTCTGGTACCTCAAGCCCCTCGGCGGCCTCTACCTGCTCTACCTGGCCTACGACCATTTCCGGGGTCACGCGGCATCTGATGATGACGATGGCCCCGACAAGCGCAAGAGCCTGGTGTACCGCTACACGCTGGGGCTGCTAGGGCCGTTCTGGGCCACGGTGGCCCTAATTGAGCTGATGGACCTGGCCTTTTCCATCGACAACGTGTTTGCCGTGGTGGCCTTCACCGACAATCTGATTCTGATTTGTACCGGCGTGTTCATCGGCATTCTGGCCATGCGGCTGGTGGCGCAGGCGTTTGTGCTGCTGATGGCCAAATATCCGTTCCTCGAAACGGCCGCCTTCGTGGTTATCGGGCTGCTGGGCCTAAAGCTGCTGCTGTCGTTGGTCGAGCACTTTCAGCCCGATTCCGCCTTCAGTCACTTCCTGAGCAGCGAAGCCGCCGACGCCGGCCTGACCGTGCTGACGGTGGCCATCTTTGGGGTGCCGCTGCTGGCGTCGTGGCTGAAGAACAAGCGCCGCGCGCCGCAGTAG
- a CDS encoding FAD-binding oxidoreductase yields the protein MDFNSLTPELLVAFEAIVGPQHVLTAQRAEAAATADTYADYGRDHTEDLHFAPDVVLRPANAEEISQIVRLCHQHRIPVTPRGAGTGLSGGALPIHHGVVLSTERLNQIIQIDERNLQATVEPGVVNEAFQQAVQAVGLFYPPDPASKGSCFLGGNLAHSSGGPKAVKYGTTRDYVLNLQVVLPTGDIIWTAANTLKNSTGYNLTQLMVGSEGTLGIITKVVFRLLPYPKHNILMLVPFRQEAQAAEAVSAVFRAGIIPSGMEFMEREAIAWSSEYLKIPLTLPDDIAAHLLIELDGQDLDELYKEAEQVYGVLENYDVDEILLADNATQKDELWRIRRNIGNSVRYNSVYKEEDTVVPRAELPTLLSGVKEIGARYGFKSVCYGHAGDGNLHVNIIRGDLDDEMWNVGLRQPITEIFELCVKLGGTISGEHGIGLVQKGYIGIALPDTNLELMRGIKRVFDPHGILNPGKIF from the coding sequence ATGGATTTCAACTCCCTCACTCCCGAACTGCTTGTCGCCTTCGAGGCCATCGTAGGCCCGCAGCACGTACTCACGGCCCAGCGCGCCGAAGCCGCCGCCACCGCCGACACCTACGCCGATTACGGCCGCGACCATACCGAGGACCTGCACTTTGCCCCCGACGTGGTGCTGCGCCCCGCTAACGCCGAAGAAATCAGTCAGATTGTGCGCCTCTGCCACCAACACCGGATTCCGGTGACGCCGCGCGGCGCCGGCACCGGCCTGAGCGGGGGCGCGCTGCCCATCCACCACGGGGTGGTGCTGAGCACCGAGCGCCTCAACCAGATCATCCAGATTGATGAGCGCAACCTGCAGGCCACCGTGGAGCCAGGCGTGGTGAATGAGGCGTTTCAGCAGGCCGTGCAAGCGGTGGGGCTGTTCTACCCGCCCGACCCGGCCAGCAAGGGCAGCTGCTTTCTGGGCGGCAACCTGGCCCACAGCAGCGGCGGCCCCAAAGCCGTGAAATACGGCACCACCCGCGACTACGTGCTGAACCTGCAGGTGGTGCTGCCCACCGGCGACATCATCTGGACGGCCGCCAACACCCTCAAAAACTCCACCGGCTACAACCTCACCCAGCTCATGGTGGGCTCGGAGGGCACGTTGGGCATCATCACGAAAGTGGTGTTCCGCCTCCTCCCCTACCCCAAGCACAACATCCTGATGCTGGTGCCTTTCCGGCAGGAAGCGCAGGCGGCCGAGGCCGTGTCGGCGGTGTTCCGGGCGGGCATCATCCCGTCGGGCATGGAATTTATGGAGCGCGAGGCCATTGCCTGGTCGTCGGAGTACCTGAAGATTCCGCTCACGCTGCCCGACGACATTGCGGCCCACCTGCTCATCGAGCTGGACGGCCAGGACCTGGACGAGCTCTACAAGGAGGCCGAGCAGGTGTATGGTGTGCTGGAAAACTACGACGTAGACGAAATTCTGTTGGCCGACAACGCCACCCAGAAAGACGAGCTCTGGCGCATCCGGCGCAACATCGGCAACTCGGTGCGCTACAACTCGGTGTATAAGGAGGAAGACACGGTGGTGCCCCGCGCCGAGCTGCCTACGCTGCTGAGTGGCGTCAAGGAAATCGGGGCGCGCTATGGCTTCAAGAGCGTCTGCTACGGCCACGCCGGCGACGGCAATCTGCACGTCAACATCATCCGCGGCGACCTAGACGACGAGATGTGGAACGTGGGGTTACGCCAACCCATCACCGAAATCTTCGAGCTGTGCGTGAAGCTGGGCGGCACTATCTCCGGCGAGCATGGCATCGGGCTGGTGCAGAAAGGCTACATCGGCATTGCCCTGCCCGACACCAACCTGGAGCTGATGCGCGGCATCAAGCGCGTATTCGACCCCCACGGCATCCTGAACCCAGGCAAGATCTTCTAA
- a CDS encoding T9SS type A sorting domain-containing protein: MKHFVRLALLLLAGPALAQQPQLTFSEHIAPIIYQHCTSCHRTGEVAPFPLASYQDVVSHAPTIKFVTGIRYMPPWKADPNYSHFLDENTLTDSEIQKIREWVDGGMARGNPALEPALPTFPAGSQLGTPDLVVPMAQKFIHQGNLQDLYRVFVLPTRLPAGRDVAAVEFRAGNKRITHHAIIGMDTTQRAQALDAQDPGYGYTRFGGFGFSATEENWAGWVPGSTARYFPNGLGKKLPRNASILVQVHYGPTALTQTDSSVVNVFFSRQPVQRYVQTFPLSPLNLTNGPFIIPAGQVKTFHAELQVPVDVSLVSVLPHAHLLGKKWRIWAVKPSGDTIRIIKINDWDFNWQGAYRFPRLLKIPAGSRLMADATYDNTANNPRNPFSPPQTVQWGEQTTAEMLLAYLDVVPYRPGDENIVLSNQSAQELLRRPEARLYPVYPNPAAAGVVTIGFSLPDAAAVSVLLTDAQGRVVRQPAQGQRYAGGTHTLELPTTGLAAGLYLVKLQTPDFTQTQKLVLLK, from the coding sequence ATGAAACACTTTGTACGCCTTGCGCTGCTGCTGCTCGCCGGCCCGGCGCTGGCCCAGCAGCCCCAGCTCACGTTCAGCGAGCATATTGCGCCCATCATCTACCAGCACTGCACGTCCTGCCACCGCACCGGCGAAGTGGCGCCGTTTCCGCTGGCCAGCTACCAGGACGTGGTCAGCCACGCGCCCACCATCAAGTTCGTGACGGGCATCCGGTACATGCCGCCCTGGAAGGCCGACCCCAACTACTCGCACTTCCTCGACGAAAACACGCTCACCGACTCGGAAATCCAGAAAATCCGGGAGTGGGTGGACGGCGGCATGGCCCGCGGCAACCCGGCCCTGGAGCCGGCGCTGCCCACGTTCCCGGCCGGCTCGCAGCTGGGCACGCCCGACTTGGTGGTGCCGATGGCCCAGAAGTTCATCCACCAGGGCAACCTGCAGGATCTGTACCGGGTGTTTGTGCTGCCCACCCGCCTGCCCGCTGGCCGCGACGTGGCGGCCGTGGAGTTCCGGGCCGGCAACAAGCGCATCACCCACCACGCCATCATCGGCATGGACACCACGCAGCGGGCCCAGGCGCTGGATGCCCAGGACCCCGGCTACGGCTACACGCGTTTCGGCGGCTTCGGATTTTCGGCTACCGAGGAGAACTGGGCCGGCTGGGTGCCGGGCTCCACGGCCCGCTATTTCCCCAACGGGCTGGGCAAAAAGCTGCCCCGCAACGCCAGCATTCTGGTGCAGGTGCACTACGGCCCCACAGCCCTCACCCAAACCGACTCGTCGGTGGTGAACGTGTTTTTCAGCCGCCAGCCGGTGCAGCGCTACGTCCAGACGTTCCCGTTGTCGCCGCTCAACCTCACCAACGGGCCGTTTATCATCCCGGCCGGGCAGGTGAAAACCTTCCACGCCGAGCTGCAGGTGCCCGTGGATGTGAGCCTGGTGAGCGTGCTGCCCCACGCGCACCTGCTGGGCAAGAAGTGGCGCATCTGGGCCGTGAAGCCTTCCGGCGACACCATCCGCATCATCAAAATCAACGACTGGGACTTCAACTGGCAGGGCGCCTACCGCTTCCCGCGGCTGCTGAAAATACCGGCCGGCTCGCGCCTCATGGCCGATGCCACCTACGACAACACCGCCAACAACCCCCGCAACCCGTTCTCGCCGCCCCAGACCGTGCAGTGGGGCGAGCAGACCACAGCCGAAATGTTGCTGGCCTACCTCGACGTGGTGCCCTACCGCCCCGGCGACGAGAACATCGTGCTCAGCAACCAGTCGGCGCAGGAGCTGCTGCGGCGGCCCGAGGCCCGGCTGTATCCAGTGTACCCCAATCCGGCCGCAGCCGGCGTGGTCACCATCGGCTTCAGTTTGCCTGATGCTGCCGCCGTGTCGGTGCTGCTGACCGATGCGCAGGGCCGCGTAGTTCGTCAGCCGGCCCAAGGCCAGCGCTACGCCGGCGGCACCCACACGCTGGAACTGCCTACTACCGGCCTGGCCGCCGGCCTCTATCTGGTGAAGCTGCAAACCCCCGATTTCACCCAGACGCAGAAGCTGGTGCTGCTGAAGTAG
- a CDS encoding C40 family peptidase, producing the protein MLALVGWLAGCSAPKKVNYRNGRYHSARDMARIKAEERRRRGSRPVAKSKAKTTTPSGKAKIVTKHRSTPANASRAIVTVIETARSFQGTPYRYGGTSRLGMDCSGLLYNSFAAIDVAIPRSSNEQAVWGTPVKPQDLKAGDLVFFGASPGSSTITHVGLVTEATPEGVQFIHASSSSGVVENSLETDYYLSRYIKAVRPVL; encoded by the coding sequence ATGTTGGCGCTGGTAGGCTGGCTGGCAGGCTGCAGCGCCCCCAAGAAAGTAAACTACCGCAACGGCCGCTACCACTCGGCGCGCGACATGGCCCGCATTAAGGCCGAAGAGCGCCGCCGCCGCGGCAGCCGGCCGGTTGCCAAGTCCAAGGCCAAGACTACCACGCCGTCCGGCAAGGCCAAAATCGTGACCAAACACCGCAGCACGCCGGCCAATGCCAGCCGCGCCATCGTCACGGTTATCGAAACAGCCCGCTCGTTTCAGGGCACTCCTTATAGGTACGGCGGTACTTCGCGCCTGGGCATGGACTGCTCGGGGTTGCTCTACAATTCCTTTGCCGCCATCGACGTAGCCATTCCGCGCTCCAGCAACGAGCAGGCCGTGTGGGGGACGCCCGTAAAGCCCCAAGATCTGAAGGCCGGGGATTTGGTATTTTTCGGGGCCTCGCCGGGCAGCTCCACCATCACGCATGTGGGCCTCGTGACGGAAGCTACGCCGGAAGGGGTGCAGTTTATTCACGCCTCCAGTTCGTCGGGAGTAGTGGAAAACAGCCTGGAAACCGACTATTATTTAAGTCGCTACATCAAAGCCGTACGGCCGGTATTGTAG
- a CDS encoding redoxin domain-containing protein translates to MPRLLLILLLLLPPVLRAGSPPPLVATVYVFLADTCPISQNATPTLRALHTAYAPRGVRFVGVFPAPQMRPADVVLFQKQYPLPFPLRLDAGQQLTRRLGARITPEVVVLAPDDATVLYQGRSDDAYARLGQRRTVVQHHELRDALAAIVARQPVPVPRTEAVGCFVATALGSR, encoded by the coding sequence ATGCCCCGACTCCTACTCATCCTGCTGCTGTTGCTGCCACCGGTGCTGCGGGCCGGCAGCCCGCCGCCGCTGGTGGCTACAGTCTACGTGTTTCTGGCCGACACCTGCCCCATCAGCCAGAACGCCACGCCCACACTGCGGGCTTTGCACACGGCGTATGCGCCGCGCGGGGTGCGGTTTGTGGGCGTGTTTCCGGCCCCGCAGATGCGCCCGGCCGATGTAGTGCTATTTCAGAAGCAGTACCCGCTGCCGTTTCCGCTGCGCCTCGATGCCGGCCAGCAGCTCACGCGCCGCCTGGGCGCGCGCATCACCCCCGAAGTAGTGGTGCTGGCCCCCGACGACGCCACCGTGCTCTACCAGGGCCGCAGCGACGACGCCTACGCCCGCCTGGGCCAGCGCCGCACCGTAGTGCAGCACCACGAGCTGCGCGATGCGCTGGCCGCCATTGTAGCCCGCCAGCCGGTGCCGGTGCCGCGCACTGAGGCCGTGGGCTGCTTTGTTGCCACGGCCTTGGGCAGCCGCTGA